In Pseudomonas sp. ADAK2, the genomic window CACTCCCAACCGACAACAACAATGAGGTATGCCATGCGTGAAGTGGTGATCGTCGACAGCGTACGGACCGGCCTGGCCAAATCCTTTCGCGGTAAATTCAATCAGACCCGTCCGGACGACATGGCGGCTCACTGCGTCAATGCGCTGCTCACGCGCAACGACATCGACCCGGCCAGTGTCGAGGATTGCATTGTCGGCGCCGGCTCCAACGAGGGCGCCCAGGGCTACAACATCGGGCGCAACGTCGCGGTGCTCTCTCACCTGGGCATCGGCACCGCCGGCATGACCCTCAACCGTTTTTGCTCCTCGGGCCTGCAAGCCATTGCGATTGCCGCGAACCAGATTGCCTCGGGTTGCAGCGACATCATCGTCGCCGGTGGCGTCGAGTCCATCAGCCTGACCATGAAAAGCGTCAACACCGACAACCTGATCAACCCGTTGCTAAAGGAACAGGTGCCGGGCATCTACTTCCCGATGGGCCAGACCGCCGAAATCGTCGCCCGCCGCTACAACGTCAGTCGGGAAGAACAGGATCTGTACGCATTGCAGAGTCAGCAACGCACGGCCCAGGCCCAGGCCGCCGGCTTGTTTGACGATGAAATCGTGCCGATGGCGGTCAAGTACCGGGTCGAAGACAAGGCCACCGGCCAGATTCAGATCCTCGACGGCGTGGTCGATCACGACGACTGCAACCGCCCGGACACCACTCTGCAAAGCCTCGCCGGCTTGAAACCGGTGTTCGCCGAGGACGGTTCGGTGACGGCCGGTAACTCGTCGCAGTTGTCGGATGGCGCGTCGATGACCCTGGTGATGAGCCTGGAGAAAGCGCTGGAGTTGGGTTTGAAGCCGAAAGCATTCTTCCGTGGGTTCACCGTGGCCGGTTGCGCGCCGGATGAAATGGGCATCGGCCCGGTGTTCTCGGTGCCGAAGTTGCTCAAGGCCAAGGGTTTGCAGATCGCCGATATCGACTTGTGGGAACTCAACGAAGCGTTCGCCTCCCAATGCCTGTACAGCCGTAATCGACTGGAAATTGATAACGCGAAGTACAACGTCAATGGCGGGTCGATTTCCATTGGTCACCCGTTTGGCATGACCGGGTCGCGGCAGGTGGGGCATATCGTGCGTGAGTTGCAGCGGCGCAACTTGCGTTATGGCGTGGTGACCATGTGCGTGGGGGGCGGGATGGGGGCTACGGGGTTGTTTGAGGCGGTGCGTTAAGCCGCGAGATCTGTAGCGACTGTTAAATTGCTTTCGCGGGCAAGCCTCGCTCCTACAGGTTTTTCGGTGTTCCCATCATCGGCGAACGACACACATCCTGTAGGAGCGAGGCTTGCCCGCGAATGGGGCGACGCGTTCTACCGGTTTCGAGTCTGAAGCTGCATCCGCTCGATATACGCCTGAATCTCCCGCGCCGCCGATTCCGGATTATCAAACGGCCCTTCGAGAGTGTTTTCCCGGGTGCTGAAGTACAACTCCCCATTCACACGACACATCCGGTCACTGCGAAAGTGTGTAGCGGGGGCGTTGTCCTGGGCGCGCATGCCGTACATGTCGATCTCCTGAGGGTCGGGGCCTGTTTGCAGATCAAATGAGCTTAGGTCTGAAGTACTTGCAGCGCTTGGCGACCTGATCGGCGGCACTGCGTCAATTTCGCGTTGCGACCTGCACAGTTTCATTCGCGGCCAGCGCGCAACTGTCCCTGTGTGCCGCCGGGTGCTCGGCCTAGAATGGCAATTCTCGCCACTGGGCTTCGGGGTCAGCATGCATATTTCATCGGGTCGCTGGGTGTATGGACTGTTCCTGGCGTTGCTGACGGCGCTGCTGTGGGGAATCTTGCCGATCAAACTCAAGCAAGTGCTGGAGGTGATGGACCCGGTGACGGTGACCTGGTTTCGCCTGCTGGTGTCCGGCGGTTGCCTGTTCCTTTATCTGGCGGCGACCAAGCGCCTGCCGAGCCGCCAAGTGCTCGGCCCCAAGGGCGGCTGGCTGGTGCTGATGGCAGTGCTCGGGCTGGTGGGCAACTACGTGCTGTACCTGATGGGTTTAAACCTGCTTAGCCCCGGCACCGCGCAGCTGGTGGTGCAGATGGGCCCGATCATGTTGCTGATCGCCAGTCTGTTTGTGTTCAAGGAGCGTTTCAGCGTGGGGCAGGGCATTGGCCTGCTGGTGCTGCTGATTGGTTTCGGCCTGTTTTTCAATCAGCGCCTGGGTGAATTACTGACTTCTTTGACCGACTACACCGCTGGGGTGTTGATGGTGTTGGCGGCGTCCACGGTCTGGACCTTCTACGCCCTGGGCCAGAAGCAATTGCTGACGGTGTGGAATTCGTTACAGGTGATGATGGTGATCTACCTGTTCTGCGCGCTGCTGCTGACGCCGTGGGTGCATCCGTTGGAAGCGCTGAGCCTGAGCCCGCGGCAAGGCTGGCTGCTGCTGGCGTGCTGCATGAACACGCTGATCGCCTATGGCGCGTTCGCCGAAGCGCTGGCGCATTGGGAGGCTTCGCGGGTCAGTGCGACGCTGGCGATTACGCCGCTGGTGACGTTTGTCGCGGTGGCCGTGGCGGCGTGGGCGTGGCCGGAATATGTGCACGCCGAGACGATCAACGGTCTGGGCTATGGCGGGGCGGTGTTGGTGGTGCTGGGGTCGGCGCTGGTGGCGTTGGGGCCGTCGTTGATGGCGGGGCTTCGGGCGCGGCGGTTGCGGATGGCGTGACGATGATCGTTCCCACGCTCTGCGTGGGAATGCGGCCCGGGACGCTCCGCGTCCCTTTCGACGCAGACGCAGAGCGTCCGGTGAGGCATTCCCACGCGGAGCATGGGAACGATCAGTTCAGGGGGATCAGCCTTTGGCGCCCGCTTCCAGCATATTCTCCGGCCGCACCCAGGCATCAAACTGTTCATCGGTCAGATAGCCCAATTGCAGCGCCGCCTCGCGCAAGGTCAGCCCCTCGCTGTAAGCCTTCTTGGCAATCTCCGCCGACTTGTCATACCCAATGTGCGGGTTCAACGCGGTCACCAGCATCAAGCCGCGCTCCAGGTGTTCCGCCATTTTCTCGGCATCCGGTTCCAGCCCGGCGATGCAATGCTGCTGGAAGTTGCTGCAACCATCGGCCAGCAGACGGATCGATTGCAGCAGGTTGTGGATGATCACCGGTTTGAACACGTTCAATTGCAGGTGACCCTGGCTCGCGGCAAAACCGATCGCGACGTCGTTGCCCAGCACCTGGCACGCGAGCATCGACAGCG contains:
- a CDS encoding thiolase family protein, with translation MREVVIVDSVRTGLAKSFRGKFNQTRPDDMAAHCVNALLTRNDIDPASVEDCIVGAGSNEGAQGYNIGRNVAVLSHLGIGTAGMTLNRFCSSGLQAIAIAANQIASGCSDIIVAGGVESISLTMKSVNTDNLINPLLKEQVPGIYFPMGQTAEIVARRYNVSREEQDLYALQSQQRTAQAQAAGLFDDEIVPMAVKYRVEDKATGQIQILDGVVDHDDCNRPDTTLQSLAGLKPVFAEDGSVTAGNSSQLSDGASMTLVMSLEKALELGLKPKAFFRGFTVAGCAPDEMGIGPVFSVPKLLKAKGLQIADIDLWELNEAFASQCLYSRNRLEIDNAKYNVNGGSISIGHPFGMTGSRQVGHIVRELQRRNLRYGVVTMCVGGGMGATGLFEAVR
- a CDS encoding DMT family transporter, whose translation is MHISSGRWVYGLFLALLTALLWGILPIKLKQVLEVMDPVTVTWFRLLVSGGCLFLYLAATKRLPSRQVLGPKGGWLVLMAVLGLVGNYVLYLMGLNLLSPGTAQLVVQMGPIMLLIASLFVFKERFSVGQGIGLLVLLIGFGLFFNQRLGELLTSLTDYTAGVLMVLAASTVWTFYALGQKQLLTVWNSLQVMMVIYLFCALLLTPWVHPLEALSLSPRQGWLLLACCMNTLIAYGAFAEALAHWEASRVSATLAITPLVTFVAVAVAAWAWPEYVHAETINGLGYGGAVLVVLGSALVALGPSLMAGLRARRLRMA
- a CDS encoding DUF6316 family protein — its product is MYGMRAQDNAPATHFRSDRMCRVNGELYFSTRENTLEGPFDNPESAAREIQAYIERMQLQTRNR